The DNA segment CACACTCCTCCGGCGAACCGGTGCGCCCCCTGCCCCGCGCCGCCCGAGCCCCAAGGACGAGTCACCACCATGTGCGTGCTCCTGGTCGAGGACGAAGAAGATCTCCGGCATGTCATCGAGGCCGGTCTGCGGGGCGCCGGGTACGCCGTGGACGCGGTCTCCGACTGGCCGGACGCGGACGTCCTGCTCGACCTCGCGCCGTACGGCTGCGTGGTCCTGGACCGCATGGTGCCGTCCGGGGACACCCTGACCGCGCTGCGGGAGCGCAGGCGCCGGGGCTGGACGACGCCGGTGCTGTGCCTGACGGCGATGCACGAGGTCCCGGACCGGGTGGACGGCTTCCGCGCCGGGGCGGACGACTATCTGGCGAAGCCGTTCGCGATGGTCGAGCTGGTGGCACGGGTGGGCAGTCTGGTCCGCCGGGCGCCGGACCGGACGCCCGTGCACCTGCGCCACGCCGACGTCGAGGTCGACGAGGCCCGCCGCGAGGTGCGCCGGGCCGGAATCCTGCTCTCCCTCACGCCCAAGGAGTACGCGGTGCTGCGCCAGCTCCTCCTGCACCCCGAGGAGGTCGTCACCCGCTCGGCGCTGATCGAGCACTGCTGGGACGAGATGGCCGACCCCGTGTCGAACGTGGTGGACGCGGTCGTGGCGGGGCTGCGGCGCAAGCTCGGGCCGCCCTCGCCGGTCCAGACCGTGCGCGGGCACGGGTTCCGGTTCTCCGCCGACGCGGACGCGGTGTGACGGGCGGCCCCGAGGAGCGGCGCCCGGCGGGGCGTCCGCGCCGGGCACCCCGGCGCGGGCTCCTCATACGGCTCCTCCCCCGCCGGGGCCGGGCCGCCGGGCCACGGCGCACCGCGCGTCCGTCCCCGGCCCGCCGCCGGCTCGGCCGGCTCCAGTGGCGGCTGACGCTGGCGTACACGCTGATCACGCTGGCCGGGGTGGGCGCGCTGTCGTGGCTGGTGATCCGTACGGACGCACGGTCCTGGCAGTCCGCCGAGTACGAGGACATGCACCGGCGGGCGGCGGTGGCCGTGTCGCTGATCTACTACACCGACGCGGGCATCCAGCTGGACGGCCTGTACGACGACGAGGCGACCAGCGCGGGCGCGCGGGTGATCGTGCTCCAGGCGCACGGCGGACGGCTGCGGCGGCTGTTCACCTCACGCGGCCCCGGCGTGGACGTCGAGGCGGGCGCGCTCGACCGGATAGCGCGCCGGGCGATGACGGACGACGACACCGTGAGCACGCGGGCCCGTACCGGCGGCGGCGATCCGGTGTACCTGCTGGCGCTGCCGTACTACCAGGACCAGTCGCAGAAGACGGCCGGCGCGGTGGTGGTGGCCGGTGCCCCGGGGAAGGGGCGGGCCGAGCACCAGCGG comes from the Streptomyces sp. SUK 48 genome and includes:
- a CDS encoding response regulator transcription factor, with product MCVLLVEDEEDLRHVIEAGLRGAGYAVDAVSDWPDADVLLDLAPYGCVVLDRMVPSGDTLTALRERRRRGWTTPVLCLTAMHEVPDRVDGFRAGADDYLAKPFAMVELVARVGSLVRRAPDRTPVHLRHADVEVDEARREVRRAGILLSLTPKEYAVLRQLLLHPEEVVTRSALIEHCWDEMADPVSNVVDAVVAGLRRKLGPPSPVQTVRGHGFRFSADADAV